A DNA window from Anastrepha obliqua isolate idAnaObli1 chromosome 5, idAnaObli1_1.0, whole genome shotgun sequence contains the following coding sequences:
- the LOC129248745 gene encoding uncharacterized protein LOC129248745: protein MARNKPNQIISDFIEMYRSEPCLWQVKSHDYHDRMKRDDAYTKLAKKVDEIEPGATKKSVINKVNSLRSAFRKEKKKVEASKKSGSSADSIYKQALWYYDLFDFFQDQDTPKTSISNLDSEGEEESIDNSLPVEEIMNADVEDSISKTADIQDVSTIQTKLPIISRPGTGKRKKINDDLTAEVLTTVRDHFKTPPEQFDRYDLLGKSIAVKLRGLEKRQALMAEKKIGDILFEAEMGCLNTQSIYYSNSSASHSPNITPCPTPSPTYGQGSFAPIHNDGTGYPFNSQDTTSSFFSQFNSNS from the exons ATGGCGCGTAATAAACCTAATCAAATAATTAgcgattttattgaaatgtatcGATCGGAACCTTGTCTTTGGCAAGTAAAGAGTCATGATTATCATGACCGTATGAAAAGAGATGATGCATATaccaaattagcaaaaaaagtgGACGAAATTGAACCTGGTGCTACGAAGAAATCTGTTATTAATAAAGTGAACAGTTTGAGATCTGCTTTTCgcaaagagaaaaagaaagttgaagCGTCAAAGAAGTCTGGATCATCAGCGGATAGCATTTACAAGCAGGCACTCTGGTATTACGACTTGTTTGATTTCTTTCAAGACCAAGACACTCCGAAGACATCAATTTCAAATCTGGACAGTGAAGGTGAGGAG gaaTCCATCGATAATTCACTACCAGTAGAAGAAATTATGAATGCTGATGTTGAAGACTCTATATCAAAAACTGCAGATATTCAAGACGTATCAACAATACAAACAAAACTACCAATAATTTCAAGACCTGGTACTGGTAAAAGAAAGAAGATAAATGATGACCTAACAGCAGAAGTACTGACTACTGTGCGTGACCATTTCAAAACACCCCCGGAACAATTTGATCGTTATGATCTGTTAGGCAAAAGTATTGCCGTAAAGTTGAGAGGTCTTGAAAAACGGCAAGCCCTCATGGCGGAGAAAAAGATAGGTGACATACTGTTTGAGGCTGAAATGGGCTGTTTAAACACACAGTCAATTTATTATTCTAATTCATCAGCAAGTCATAGCCCTAATATTACCCCATGTCCCACACCGTCTCCAACATATGGGCAAGGTTCATTTGCACCTATACATAATGACGGAACTGGATACCCGTTCAATTCTCAGGATACAACATCCtcgtttttttctcaatttaattCTAATTCATAG